A DNA window from Bradyrhizobium sp. CCBAU 53421 contains the following coding sequences:
- a CDS encoding ABC transporter permease gives MIDEQMAVFIGSGLRLAVPIIFAATGEMLSERAGVLNLSLDGMMLMSAFTAALASWATGSPLIGVAAGVLVATTVAAVQAVLSVTLRANQLVVGIGFNILALGTTTFLYREIFGPLSRDPIPGFAQLNLPWLAHIPVIGPALANQTGLAYVSILMVVVTWLILKYTSFGLAVRAVGEDPRAADKAGISVAKTRYLGVLYAGILAGLGGAFMSVADSNTFTENMTKGAGYLAITAVIFGGWNPWYTLAACLLFGFATALQFLVPALQLDVPVALLLLLPYLLALIAIAGLVGKSRQPSALTIPFERGG, from the coding sequence ATGATTGACGAACAGATGGCCGTGTTCATCGGTTCCGGACTTCGTCTCGCGGTTCCGATCATCTTCGCCGCAACCGGCGAGATGCTGAGCGAGCGCGCGGGCGTGCTCAATCTCAGCCTCGACGGCATGATGCTGATGTCGGCTTTCACGGCGGCGCTGGCATCGTGGGCGACCGGCTCGCCGCTGATTGGCGTGGCGGCCGGCGTCCTGGTCGCGACTACGGTTGCTGCGGTGCAGGCCGTGTTGAGCGTGACATTGCGTGCAAACCAACTGGTGGTCGGAATCGGGTTCAACATCCTGGCGCTGGGTACAACGACGTTTCTCTACCGCGAGATCTTCGGGCCGCTGTCGCGCGATCCGATTCCCGGCTTCGCGCAGCTCAATCTGCCGTGGCTCGCTCATATCCCGGTAATTGGACCGGCGTTGGCGAACCAGACCGGCCTTGCCTATGTCAGCATCCTGATGGTCGTCGTGACCTGGTTGATCCTGAAGTACACGTCGTTCGGGCTGGCGGTGCGGGCGGTCGGCGAGGATCCGCGCGCCGCGGACAAGGCGGGCATCAGCGTGGCGAAGACCCGCTATCTCGGCGTGCTCTACGCCGGCATCCTGGCGGGGCTCGGCGGCGCGTTCATGTCGGTTGCGGACAGCAATACGTTCACCGAGAACATGACCAAGGGCGCAGGCTATCTTGCGATCACGGCCGTGATCTTCGGCGGCTGGAATCCCTGGTACACGCTGGCGGCGTGCCTCTTGTTCGGCTTCGCGACCGCGCTGCAATTCCTGGTGCCGGCGCTGCAGCTCGATGTGCCGGTCGCGCTGCTGCTGTTGCTGCCATATCTGCTGGCGCTGATCGCCATCGCGGGCTTGGTCGGCAAGAGCAGGCAGCCCTCGGCCCTGACCATTCCGTTCGAACGTGGCGGCTGA
- a CDS encoding cysteine hydrolase family protein — protein MTSSTLAKAAESAAPSTANPLGSAPGYQWLVDDNNVNMAMAPPPPKAVTIDAQPQTVTVDLHRTAFIVVDMQNDFCAKGGWVDHLGLDHTPDRAPIEPLQKLLPVLRKAGVHVIWLNWGNRPDLKNMAPNQLHLYKPKGVGIGLGEPLPGSGARVLQKDSWAAAVVDELKQEPEDIHVDKYRISGFWDTPLDSILRNLGTKTILFAGVNTDQCVLHSLTDANFLGYGCLLVEDCCATTSPGYCVEATLFNVKKCFGFVTHSSNVIEAISKA, from the coding sequence ATGACGAGTTCGACTTTAGCGAAGGCGGCGGAATCCGCCGCGCCCAGTACCGCCAATCCTCTTGGGTCTGCTCCCGGCTACCAATGGCTGGTCGACGACAACAACGTCAACATGGCGATGGCGCCGCCGCCGCCCAAGGCGGTCACGATCGATGCCCAGCCGCAAACGGTGACGGTCGACCTGCATCGCACCGCTTTCATCGTCGTCGACATGCAGAACGACTTCTGCGCCAAGGGCGGATGGGTCGACCATCTCGGCCTCGATCACACGCCGGATCGGGCGCCGATCGAGCCCCTGCAGAAGCTACTTCCGGTGTTGCGGAAGGCCGGCGTGCACGTCATCTGGCTGAACTGGGGCAATCGACCCGATCTCAAGAACATGGCGCCGAACCAGCTCCATCTCTACAAGCCGAAGGGCGTCGGCATCGGCCTTGGCGAGCCGCTGCCGGGCAGCGGCGCGCGCGTGCTGCAGAAGGACAGTTGGGCGGCGGCTGTCGTCGATGAGTTGAAGCAGGAGCCCGAGGACATCCACGTCGACAAGTACCGGATCAGCGGTTTCTGGGACACGCCGCTGGACAGCATTCTGCGCAACCTCGGAACCAAGACCATCCTGTTTGCCGGCGTCAACACCGATCAATGTGTGCTGCATTCGCTGACGGACGCTAATTTCCTGGGCTATGGCTGCCTTCTGGTCGAAGACTGCTGCGCAACCACCTCGCCGGGCTACTGCGTCGAAGCAACCCTGTTCAATGTCAAGAAATGCTTCGGCTTCGTGACGCATTCGTCAAACGTCATCGAGGCGATCTCGAAAGCGTGA